CATCCTGCCACTGAGGCAAGATATTCGGAAAAGCCACAAAATAGCTTCCCAGTAATGCGATGCCAGCCCAGAGATAAAAGCGACCCTTAAAACGTTCTTTGAGGATAATCCGGGCCAGGATGATGGCGAAAATGGGTTGTAGCTTTTGTAGGAGGACCACGACTGAGAAGTGGATATAATGAATATAGCTCAAAGCCCTTGTGTAGGCCAGAGTGCCAAGGAGGCCCCCAAACACCGCTATCCAGAAGATGGAGATCCAGGTCTTCCGGCTTAAGGTTTTAATCTTTGGCCAAAACTTAATAAGCCAGGGGAGGGTAATGAGAACACCAAGAGCATGCTCAGAAAAGACAATGAAGATACTGGGTAGACTATAAAGAGACTGTCTGAAGAGAGCGTCAATGGACCACAGAAATGCTGCGAATACAATGGCCAGTGGACCGATGTAGGGCCATGAGATCAATCGCTTAAACACGATATGAAGTATCCATTCTCATGGGAGGAATATAATTAGACCGGGGTCAATGACGATGGATACATCCACCTCGGGAGAGAATTTATAAGTACCTGAAACGTCTATTTACTTCAGATAGGTGATTTTTTGCAGAGTACCTAAAACCTTGCCATTCACTTGGAATCTGGCGAAATAAACGCCCCCAGCCAGGCTCCCGGCAGGCTCCCATCTAACGCTACCTGATTTTTCGAGATTGAGTGTTTCAACGAGACCACCTCGGATATTCAATATTTGCAATATCCCATTATCCCCAGTAGCCATATCTATGTTAAATGTAATGGTAGGATTAAACGGATTGGGGTAACTTGATTGTATTCCCAAAGATTCTGGTATAAACAATGAGGTTTCAATTGTTGAGGTAACAGGTGAATTCATCCAATCCAGCAATCGTCGCATCACTTGCCCGCGAGAACTATCTGATTCGCTTCCAAAATGTGTTAACGCCTCTAAACCAAAACCGAGCATCACGGCAGAATAGATCTGATTTTTAACTGAAGATCCACAAGATGCACCACCGAGGAAGGGATACATGAACATGGATGAGCCCCCATCAAGAATATTGTATGAGTCTGAAGCAATCTGATTGTTTGCAGCATCAGAACTCCCGATGGCATAACGATCATCAAGGGTAAAAAAATCATGTCCAGGGTCGCCATATACATTTGGCGTGATGATGTCATCTTCATTTAATTCTGTCGAAAAATAGTTCATCAAAAAAATTTCAACAGTAAGATCGCCACTGGCCATATTCTGACCAGTCATGAGGATGTTTCCGCCCCCATCCAGATAATTTGCGATGAGAAGGATACTGTTTTCATTCAGAGGTGCAGAATTATCACCGCTAAACCAGATAACTGAAGGGAAGTCATCTAACCACTCCAAATCAGGCAGTGCTCTTTCTCCAAGATCCCAGACCACATGCACCAGTTCTTCGGCCGCCAGGGCATCCGTAAAGTAGGTTTGGTAGTCAGAATTTCCAGTCATGGCACCATCATCGTCAATAAGTACAATCTCTGGTAGACCCAATAGTAATTCAAAATGTTGTAGCTCTGGCTCGATTGATTCGTCTGATATAAAACTGACCTCAAAACTGACTGAGCCAGGTGATAAGGTATCGCTAATATTGAATTCAAATGCCTGGTTTGATGTACTGGTCGCCATAAAATCTATGGGATTGAAACCGATGACATCATCAATTAATTCTACCTCATTTCCCTGGATGGATAAGGTTGCAGTGGTATTATTCGCCTGAGCCCCCGTATTCTCTACAATGAGCCAGATAAGGACATTCTCTCCAGGAGCAAAAATGTTGTCGCCATTGAAATCAGCCACAATCATATCAGTAATTCTAATATGAGGATTGGATTCATGTACTTCGATATCTGCCCACATCGTATGATCAGAATCTGAAATATTACGTACGGCCACTTCTGTGTTCACACCCTCCCAGCCAATGGATGTTGGAATAGTTTCAAAATCGAAGTTCCGGTTGTTTGTGGAACCTGGCCAACTGTCGCCACTATTGGACCCATTGAAATGGCCATCAGCGGCTTTTACATCTACCATGCGGTGATTTTCATTACTATTGGTGGATCTGGAGTTGTCAATATGCCAGATGACCAGACCAGTACCAGGCAAGTGCTGCTCAGAGCCTATTCTCTGTCGATTCTCAATGAGATAATATTCCTCACCCACATCCTGTCCGTGACTGTAATTTCCAATAAATGGATCCAATTCTCCATGGGTCCATAACTTGACTGCAAAGGAGTTTTCCTCAGCATTGGGAAATTCAAAGTTCTGGATATTCTGGTTCGGTATGATTGGAATTGTCCAACCCAGCATTTCCTTACACCAGGCGGATAAATGAACGGGGCTGGAAGGAGTACTCCATGAACCACTGGCCATGAGACACCAGCTCCCAACACCGTCTGAACTATAGTCAGTATCATAAAGATCAGGAAGACCCAGTGCATGCCCAAATTCGTGAGAAAAAACACCAATTTGGATGAGACCACCACTTCCCTGACTACCCCCGGCGACGGCAGGTTGCATGATATAATCCTGGACACGAATAGGTTGGCCTGTAAAGCTAGTATCGTTTGTGGAATAGGGAGCCCCTGTTCCTGAAGCTGCTGAATACACCCATCTGTGGGACCAGATAGAAGGTCCGCCAGATTCCCCTCCGCGACCTGAATGGACAAAGAAAGTTGCATCGACATACCCATCATCATCGCCGGAATTAGCAATTCCATCGGGTCCGTCGTTGTCATATTGAGAGAAATCTATTTCCAAATCTGCTTGATTGAGAGCCTCTGTCATGAAATCCCCGACTCCGCCAGGCGGCTGGAAGAAACCATTGTCATAAGGAGAAGATTGAGAGCCCTCATAATATTCACTATCATGACCTAATTCATACCATCCATATACGGTTCCAGACAGATGAAATTGGCCATAGGACATTTGCTCATAGTGTTCTGCCATGGTAATGCTGGGCCAGGGGCCATCAAATAGTTCCTGCTGTAGTTGGTCAACCACATTTTCGTTGTCGTTGGAGTCTGTATATGATCCCAGAATGACAGGGAAACTCATGTAAACATCTTCTCGAAGGTCTCTCGTGCCAGTCGCTGCAGCTTGAAGATTGGCTGCCTTCACCCGTTGCATTTTAGCTGCCAATCCACCCTGGGTGTAGGACTCAGACATGATTTCCAGTTGCTGTTTAACCCTCTCAGAAGGAATTACACCGGGTTTCGCCAGTGTTGATCCCAGAACGATGGTAAGTATTAGTATATGTGCCGAAATGAGCCTGTATATCATGTTTGACCTAACTTTGGTGAAATTATTTGCCATCTGATTAAAATGCACGGGGATTGATTGAGAACAATGACTTATCCCACAGGAAATATGGAGTTTTTCTAACGGAATTATTAGTACCCCCGCAGAATCAACCGGGTTGAATGGACTTTACAAATTCCTCAAAGCTATGGAATAGAAAATCAGGTTGTGCATTTTCAAGCACTTCCACAGATGAAAAACCATACGACAGGGCGATTGCAATAGCACCGGTACCTTTGGCTGCAATGATATCCACTGGATTGTCTCCCAACATACATACATCGCCAGGCACATCTATTCCAAGCTCATGGATACCGTAGCGTATCACTTCTGGATTTGGTTTTGATACAGGTAATGAATCCCTTCCCAAAGTGAATTTGAAATGGTGTAGCAGCTTTAGTTCTCTTAAAACTGCCCTCACCATCACTTCTGGTTTGTTGGAAACCACACCCATGGGGCGCTGCTCATTCTCCAGAAATTCAACCACACCTGCATAAGGTTGCGCTTCATCAATAATATGAACCAGATAGAACTCACGGAATTTTTCCCAGATGCTTGTAACAAGTTTGTCATCCACTTTCATGTCTGGTTGATTTATCTGCAAACATTGCTCAAGTAAATAATGGGCTCCATTACCAACGTGGGACAATATGGTCGCGTGGGGCAATTGCGGATACCCCATGGATTCAAAGGCTCTATTTAAATTTGACGTGATGTCACGACTGGTATCAACCAGGGTTCCATCCAGATCAAATAATATCCCACGGGGGTTTAACATATTTCCTCATTTCATATATACATAAGCGCTTTACAACGAATCTGTCTACACCCTATGGGTTTCGATAGACAGGTTTTACGAACCATACGAATTTAATTTTATGTATTCCTCATAATCGTTGAAACTGATTTAAAACCTATTATGAAGATTCGTCGACTTCGTTTCGTTGGTTGTAAAAAAAATCTATTAATCATGTAGTCACAACTTGCTACCTGCTTCAAAATAAAAGAGGCCAGCAGAAAGCCAGCCTCATTTCGGATAGAACTAAGGAAAAACTGTTTAAGCGAGAAGCTCCTTAAATGCGGTATTCAGGGCAGGAACAACCTCAAAGAGATCGGCAACAATCCCATAGTTGGCAACCTTGAAAATGGGAGCCTCAGGATCGGTGTTGATGGCTACGATACATTTGGAGGAATTCATTCCGGCCAGATGCTGGATCGCGCCAGAGATCCCACAGGCGATGTACAAATTGGGTGAGACGGTTTTACCCGTTTGACCAACTTGATCGGCATGAGGACGCCATCCTGCGTCCACAGCAGCACGTGATGCACCCACAGCAGCACCCAGTGAGTCTGCCAGGGCTTCTATGATGTTATAATTCTCAGGTCCACCCATTCCACGACCACCAGAGACAATGATACTGGCTTCTGTGAGTTCGGGTCTGGAACTGGCTTTCATAACTGTTTCAGTCACCGTCACCGAAGATTCAGCATCACTTAGGGCAACAACCATATTCTCAACAACTCCAGCACCCGCTTTCTCTTCGGCAGCGAATACATTTGGTCTCAGTGTCACTACGACTGGAGCTTTCTTTGCAGCAACCTTTAAGAAAGCCTTGCCAGCATATACAGGTCTTTTCACCACGAGATGATCACCATCCCAAGTGGTTTCAACGACATCACTCAAAAGGCTGGCATCAGCTTTAGCAGCCAATATGGCTCCCAATTCCCGCCCCATGGCGGAGGAGCTAAGCAATACAACCTCTGCATCAGAACTTGTCAGGGCATCCTTTAATAATTTTGCATAAGCTCCGGGGCTGTATACTCCCAATCCTCCATCCTCGGCCAGGTATATTTTATCGGCACCATGACTGGTGACAGAAGTGCCAAGACCGGCGATCCCGGCACCTATCACACAGACTGAAAGAGTTCCCCCTGCTCCATCAGCTAAACGCCTACCTTCAGAAATTGCCTCAAGGGCATAAGATTTTAATTGTCCGTCACGTTGTTCAGCAAAAACTAGAATATTACTCATGATGACCTCCTATATGACCTGAGCTTCATCACGAAGCAATCGGACCAATTCTGCAGCAGCTTCTGGACCTTCACCGACAATTCGACCTTCAGGTTTTTTGGCAGGATAACTCATTTCCAGAATTTCGATACCACCGGCATCAAGCGTAACATCCTTGATCTCCAATGGTTTACGCTTGGCTTGCATAATACCCTTTAACGCAGGATAGCGAGGATCATTCAGCCCTTTTTCAGCGGTGATGACACAGGGTGTTCTCGCTGTAACTGTTTCCTTGCCACCCTCAATGTCTCTGTGAATGGTGGCCACGCCGTCCACAATTTCCAATGTCTTGGCAGTAGGTAAAACGGGCATTCCCAGCAATTCACCAAGCATGCTGGCCACCTGATGACCATATCCATCAATGGCAATCTTGCCAGTGATGACCAGATCAGCTTCAAGTGCTTTTATTTCATCAGCCAGTGCTTTGGCTACTGATAAGCCATCAGCCAAGGCTGCGTTCTCAGCTTTGAGAAGGATTCCACTATCGGCACCCATAGCCATGGCGGTCCGCATGACAGGTTGTGCGTCTTCACTGGCAACAGTGAGAACAATCACTTCACCTTCGCCGGCAGCCTCTTTGAGGTTGAGGGCTTCTTCAACAGCGATTTCATCATAGGGGTTCATGATATATTTAACATCAGCAGGATCAATGGACAAACCATCTCCACTGATGACCACTTTAGTTTCAGTATCAGGCACCTGCTTGACACATACAACAATCTTCATTCTGAGCTCCTTTTCAATTGATCTAAACATCTATTGAAATCAAATAATCAACTATTCCATAGGTTTCATGAAAATAGATTCTTAAGGTCAATAAGCAAAATGATTCAACATACCGACTGGTCGGTTTGTAATATATAGTTTGTTTTTCCAAATTCAATAACTGCTTTTCAATTCCGCAGTGTTTCTAATTGCTGGACAAATTGTTACAAAGAAAATAGCCATCCATCCTGTATTAATTAGTTTAAGGCATGGTATAAAGGATGGAATATATGAAACTTAGATTTATCGCACTCATAAGCCTGCTCATGGTCCTTCTCGTAAGCTGTGAACGAAGCGGCTCTCCCTACAAAATAAATTCAACGTCAGTGATAGAGGGCGAATACAGCGCACGTGCACTCTCTCCTACTCAATTGATTTCCTCTTATCCCATGGTGATGGACACATCTATCCCTCAACCCATCCTTTTTAAACTCAGCCTGAATGGCGAAGACAACGAGGCTGGATTCGGAATGGATCATCAGCTAATCGTTCCTCAGGGTATTTCTGAGTTCTATGCACCTACTTTAAAATTTGGTGGCCCGTCAATCATTCCTCCTGGGACACCTCCAGCAATGGACAAAGCCACCAATGTTCACTTCCGAGTAGACATACGCCCCATTCTACAGGCCTTTGAAGAACAGAATTACTATGTCACAGCTACCAATGATACCATCACAGCTGAGGCGTTTTCCGGGCTGTACATGGCTGGCGGGACAGCCCCCCTACAATGGATCTGGGACCTTCCTCAATCACCAGAGCAGCTTCAATTCCAGGATATTGATCAGGATTCCATTTATGAATTGAGTATCCACTTCGAGCCGCCTGTTCCTACCACAGACGAGGGACGGTGGATACTCAATGAGGACATCTCAAATTTGCCTAATTTTTCTTGTCCCGAAGCGCCCCTTTTGGAAGCACTCACCAACCTGGCCCTGGAAGAAGCCGTTCTTAATATCCGTGAGGATGGTGCTTTCTCAGCGGGCAAGGAGTGGCCAGGAGTATGGACCCGTGATATATCTTTTGCCGGTCAGCTATCGCTGGCATATCTCTTCCCAGAAAATATGAAAACCAGCCTTCGGGCAAAACTTAGTGATTCAGGTAGAATTATCCAGGATACTGGCACAGGGGGATCATGGCCCGTGTCAAGTGATCGCCATGTCTGGACGCTGGCAGCCTGGGAAGTATTTCTGGCTACCGGCGATGAAGAGTGGCTGGAAGAAATTAAGGGACCCGTGGTACAGGCCCTCCAGGAGGATCTGCTCTGGAATAGAGATCCTGTATCAGGAATGCTGCAAGGGGAGACCAGCTTTGAAGATTGGCGGGAACAGACCTATCCCCCATGGATGACACCCTCTGACATTCATTCCTCACATGCCCTCTCCACAAACATCATTTTCAAACGGGCATTGGAGATTGGATTGGTCCTGGTTGATAATAACCCTGAAGTTATTCGATCCTGGTCTCAACTCATCCAAAGACTGGATCAAAGCATTCTGCAACATTTTTGGAATGCATCCCTTAATGCTCCAGCCAGCTATGTCATGACGACGCCATCCTGGGTTCCCGCCCCATATCGGGATATTTTGGGTGAGTCCTTGGGTATCCTGTATTTAAAATCGTTTGCAGGCCTGGATTCCCAGCTTGTGGCCAGCTATCCTCGCACGCAATTTGGTACTCCCATTATCTCCCATCAGCTCCCCCATTCCCCACCCTACCATAACAAGGCGATTTGGCCTTTTGTAGAAACCTATGCACTTCTGGCAGCAAAACAGTCAGGCAACAGTCAGGCCTATGCTCACGGCTTCAATAGTCTGATCCGCTCTGCCAGCTTGTTCTTGTCACATCGTGAAAATTTTGAATACAAATCTGGCCGACCTGATGAAACCCAGATTAATTCAGATCGACAGCTCTGGAGTGTTGCAGGGTGGCTGGGAGCTATTTATCGGGGTCTTTTTGGAATCTCAGTTAATTATAATTTTGACCATAATGGGTTTGACCTCACACTTGAACCAAACAACCCATTTGAATGGGACAGGTTTTCACTCTCAAATTTCACCCTGCACCATACACCGATCTCCATTCTGATCAATGGTTCTGGTGCCCACATCCTCCTCATGACAATTAATGGCGTGCCACAGGCAAGTGATTCACCCATACCTCTCAAAGGTGAAGCACTGAATATTGTCGTTGAATTGGGAGCAGGGAAGACTGAGCCAATAGACAAGATTGAACTGGTAGATTATCTTCTTCCAGATGCACCTGAGATATTCTGGTCAAATGACACGCTGGTCTGGACCTCCACATCGAGGCAAGGCATCCTGGAATTAAATGGTCGATATCTTGACTCACTCGAACAGCCCACAGTCATTATTCCTGACACTCTGAATGGGTTCTTTTCCATGAGATCCATGGACTCCACTGGGCAATTAAGTTTACCAACCAAACCTCACTACCTGGGACCTTCGGCTACCTTGATGTTGAGTTCGAGAGAGCCCTACTATATTGAGTTAGGTACATCGAATGCATTTATTGATATGGATTTTGAAGTTCCCTCCGAGGGAAACTACCTGCTCCGGTTTATATACAGTAATGGAGCGGGACCGATTAATACCGGGAATACCTGTGGGCTGGCAAAATTGGTGATCAATAATTGGTGGTTGGAACAAATGATCAGTTTTCCCCATACAGCTGGTTGGGAAAAACTTTCTACCACTTCATGGGCAAAAGCCTATTTCAAACAGGGGAATAACTCACTCATGCTCAACCAGGAAACCCTTCCTGTTACCAACATGAATGGAGAGCAGAATCAATTTAGAGTGTTTAGTGTGGAGATTATCCCACTTTAGAATTATTCAGTTTCGGCTGGCTCTGCAAAATAGATAGGATATATGGTTTCCCCATAGGGACCGACACCCCTGGATAAAAATTTCTGATAGTCTTCCTCAGAATAGGGTGCCTTGGGTTGGGGCGCTGATCGAGTATCCCCAAAATAGTTTTTACTATAAGCCTCAACGGAACGAGGATCTCTTACCACTCGGACTCCACGTACTCCAGCAATGCCTGCTGCAACCATATCATTGTCAGCATCTCCGTAAAAGATATGGAGACCTAATTCTGCTATACGGATATGTTTTGTGGTAAACTTGTGTCCGCTGACAGCATCCTTCTTCTTGGGAGAAAAGAATAAATTTTCATTCAGGGTAATATCAAAACCCAGTTCCCTGGTTAAATGCCGAGCTACCGCATCGCCGTTGATACCTGGACGAGCAGTAATAAAGTATACCTTATGCCCATGGGCTCTAAGGAAACTGATTAATTCAGCTACAGGTTGAATGGTTACTGAATACAGACTATCATGCTGATTCACCCAGCCATAATCAAGATGATCCGGGTCATCACTCATTTGAGGAGCTTTGAGAAAATTGTCACGTGAAAATAAAATTGTGTCATCAATGTCAAAACCGACTTTTAATTGACCCAAAACAGGTTGTGAATCACTTATCACTTCTGGAGTGTTACAAGCGGATATAAATATGGTTAGCGTTATAATCAATACGTTCATGAATCTCATCATTTCTTACTCCACATTAATTTTTCCCAATATGCCCAGCCTAATTCGTCTCAGATTCAAACACAATTTTAAAGGTATAAATTAGTAGCAATTACCTGTGGGAGTATTCATTTTTAAAGCATGCTTAAACTTCCCATATCCAAAGTGGAACTAGACCTCACCTATCTCATTGCGAGCAAATGGTCCAAACCACAGTGGGATAAATTCATGATCACTATGTCAAACCCCTACAGGTGGATAGTCCCTACTCTCACTTTCGCAATGCTACTCATCTATCTGGACTGGGAGGCAGGATTATTGGCGATAGTGTTGGGGGGCTTAAGTGCAAGCGCAGCGGATGCTATCAATTCTCGAGTGCTGAAAAAGAAAACTGATCGTGTGAGACCGGGAAAACAATTTGAAGATATCAGATCATTGGGCACCATGAACTACGGCAAGAAATCATTTCCTTCTAACCATGCTTCAAATACGATGGCCTTTGCCTTGTCATTCAGTTTTATGTTTTCCTGGACAGCCTGGATATTGATACCACTCTCCCTGCTGGTGGGATATTCAAGAATATATTGCGGCGCTCACTTCCCCCTGGATGTTTTAGCGGGCTGGATATTTGGCGCTACATGGAGCATGATATTTATAACTATCATTTCCTTATTCTATCTTACATAATTCTAAATCTTTTTATTCCACTCGTGCTATGCTAAAAAAAAGAGGTAAGTTACCTCACCTCTTTCAAAATTGCCATTCGCCTCAAAATGAGACATTATGCTTTTTATAGCTTTCTCTTAAGTCCGTCATATTCTTTTTCAAGTTTATGAATCTCAGCACGTATTGTCTGCAAACGGCTCAGTATGGCCTCAGGACTATCACCTACAACTTTAGCCGAGGCTACAGCAGTTTTAACAGTCTTCTTTCCAGCGACGTTCTTGCCCTTTGCTTTACGCTTCTTGGGGCCCTTATCTTTTCTCTTCCAATTACTCAGAGTG
This portion of the Candidatus Neomarinimicrobiota bacterium genome encodes:
- a CDS encoding DMT family transporter, which produces MFKRLISWPYIGPLAIVFAAFLWSIDALFRQSLYSLPSIFIVFSEHALGVLITLPWLIKFWPKIKTLSRKTWISIFWIAVFGGLLGTLAYTRALSYIHYIHFSVVVLLQKLQPIFAIILARIILKERFKGRFYLWAGIALLGSYFVAFPNILPQWQD
- a CDS encoding M6 family metalloprotease domain-containing protein is translated as MIYRLISAHILILTIVLGSTLAKPGVIPSERVKQQLEIMSESYTQGGLAAKMQRVKAANLQAAATGTRDLREDVYMSFPVILGSYTDSNDNENVVDQLQQELFDGPWPSITMAEHYEQMSYGQFHLSGTVYGWYELGHDSEYYEGSQSSPYDNGFFQPPGGVGDFMTEALNQADLEIDFSQYDNDGPDGIANSGDDDGYVDATFFVHSGRGGESGGPSIWSHRWVYSAASGTGAPYSTNDTSFTGQPIRVQDYIMQPAVAGGSQGSGGLIQIGVFSHEFGHALGLPDLYDTDYSSDGVGSWCLMASGSWSTPSSPVHLSAWCKEMLGWTIPIIPNQNIQNFEFPNAEENSFAVKLWTHGELDPFIGNYSHGQDVGEEYYLIENRQRIGSEQHLPGTGLVIWHIDNSRSTNSNENHRMVDVKAADGHFNGSNSGDSWPGSTNNRNFDFETIPTSIGWEGVNTEVAVRNISDSDHTMWADIEVHESNPHIRITDMIVADFNGDNIFAPGENVLIWLIVENTGAQANNTTATLSIQGNEVELIDDVIGFNPIDFMATSTSNQAFEFNISDTLSPGSVSFEVSFISDESIEPELQHFELLLGLPEIVLIDDDGAMTGNSDYQTYFTDALAAEELVHVVWDLGERALPDLEWLDDFPSVIWFSGDNSAPLNENSILLIANYLDGGGNILMTGQNMASGDLTVEIFLMNYFSTELNEDDIITPNVYGDPGHDFFTLDDRYAIGSSDAANNQIASDSYNILDGGSSMFMYPFLGGASCGSSVKNQIYSAVMLGFGLEALTHFGSESDSSRGQVMRRLLDWMNSPVTSTIETSLFIPESLGIQSSYPNPFNPTITFNIDMATGDNGILQILNIRGGLVETLNLEKSGSVRWEPAGSLAGGVYFARFQVNGKVLGTLQKITYLK
- a CDS encoding HAD-IA family hydrolase, with amino-acid sequence MLNPRGILFDLDGTLVDTSRDITSNLNRAFESMGYPQLPHATILSHVGNGAHYLLEQCLQINQPDMKVDDKLVTSIWEKFREFYLVHIIDEAQPYAGVVEFLENEQRPMGVVSNKPEVMVRAVLRELKLLHHFKFTLGRDSLPVSKPNPEVIRYGIHELGIDVPGDVCMLGDNPVDIIAAKGTGAIAIALSYGFSSVEVLENAQPDFLFHSFEEFVKSIQPG
- a CDS encoding electron transfer flavoprotein subunit alpha/FixB family protein; this translates as MSNILVFAEQRDGQLKSYALEAISEGRRLADGAGGTLSVCVIGAGIAGLGTSVTSHGADKIYLAEDGGLGVYSPGAYAKLLKDALTSSDAEVVLLSSSAMGRELGAILAAKADASLLSDVVETTWDGDHLVVKRPVYAGKAFLKVAAKKAPVVVTLRPNVFAAEEKAGAGVVENMVVALSDAESSVTVTETVMKASSRPELTEASIIVSGGRGMGGPENYNIIEALADSLGAAVGASRAAVDAGWRPHADQVGQTGKTVSPNLYIACGISGAIQHLAGMNSSKCIVAINTDPEAPIFKVANYGIVADLFEVVPALNTAFKELLA
- a CDS encoding electron transfer flavoprotein subunit beta/FixA family protein, which encodes MKIVVCVKQVPDTETKVVISGDGLSIDPADVKYIMNPYDEIAVEEALNLKEAAGEGEVIVLTVASEDAQPVMRTAMAMGADSGILLKAENAALADGLSVAKALADEIKALEADLVITGKIAIDGYGHQVASMLGELLGMPVLPTAKTLEIVDGVATIHRDIEGGKETVTARTPCVITAEKGLNDPRYPALKGIMQAKRKPLEIKDVTLDAGGIEILEMSYPAKKPEGRIVGEGPEAAAELVRLLRDEAQVI
- a CDS encoding phosphatase PAP2 family protein, with product MITMSNPYRWIVPTLTFAMLLIYLDWEAGLLAIVLGGLSASAADAINSRVLKKKTDRVRPGKQFEDIRSLGTMNYGKKSFPSNHASNTMAFALSFSFMFSWTAWILIPLSLLVGYSRIYCGAHFPLDVLAGWIFGATWSMIFITIISLFYLT
- a CDS encoding transposase yields the protein MADKPATGKQGKRYSAEEKAEIVAFIIAYDAEHKRGGMKAASDKYGVSVVTLSNWKRKDKGPKKRKAKGKNVAGKKTVKTAVASAKVVGDSPEAILSRLQTIRAEIHKLEKEYDGLKRKL